The sequence gagccagagccagagctcgataaaccaatggaacggccctatatTTAGTTCAGTgatacaatggctcaactatatggttggctcatatcaccagctgattttattttttttatttcactgtagtagggattgtcagaaggagatggcaaacttaaaatgaaaccaacgaatttacattttcttactacataaaaatgctgctaagttttatgttttcattccgttccattcgtctaacagcaacactctgattttggcaatatgaacaaatgtatgttattgctgtagagatgaaccaaccatttagttgagccatgagtgctaccaactcaaaagtgattagctgtcaaaaaatctactacagaaaacgaaacgaacagaactgctatacggctCAGAAATTGacccagataaatatcaggatcacaacgttgttgttgcatttgcatgttaaatttctatccgtatctcgctcaagtctcattGGGACGCAACTATTATCGACAACTATAACTTGTATCTAGCTCGATATCCCCGCGCATTTTTCCACATTTTCCCTGCTTCAACACCACGCTCGCTATGGTATACATATATTAATTACTGAATTACAAATTGTCTTCGGTATATATTATGGATTGAATTGCGAATTGAAAGAGACACACCTCTATTAAATAGCGGAGCTGGAGTTAACACATACTCGTCGACTGTGAACTTGTTTGGACAACCAAATCTTCAATGAAAGATCAACGctcaaaacaatcaaaaatattcgTGACAATTTGTAATTTGCTTCAGAACCAACCtatgtaaatattaaataaatacaacatgCAACTTAAAAATAATTCTGGTTTTAttacttacaaatatatgtacatttgagAATACGCTAACATGTAAATGCTACAGTATAATACTGAATACTTCAGGGTCTATTTTTCGAGCGCATTTGCTTGGTTGCAGGGCAAACTATTTAATAACTCTTGAACCAAAAAGTTGGCTTTTgtgggtaatagtgcagtttacggtacccaccgaaatttgggccaaatttcgggtgaggtatcaaaagacgcgtattcacgtctagatcaagaatccgaaagcggaagttaactttttttacccgttcaaaatatattaacgaaaaaagactccgggtccctccgaaaccgggtgtgggatccatagtatttttgcgcagaacacctttctgcgtttgcggccttcggccgcgcttataaaaaataaccctgggctacgccatgccaagttcgggtgtgtggtacctataaccgtggctaccgccacggtgatacacaattttttttgtgggtatagcacaccaacaaccacattaaaatcgccaacttcaactgcaaatatctccggacagagataaaatttttcttttccgccttcggattattgttctcgagattaatacgcgtcttttgatacctcactcgaaaatcttggcccaactttagggcgggtaccgtaaactgcactactacccttTTGTGTTTTGATCAGTCGTTAAGTTGGAATCATTTGTTGCCTTATTATCCAACGGCTGTGGCACAGCATCTTTACATTGTTGATGTACTGCTTCATCGGAATGATTTGACATATGTTTTCGCATATTACGGATCGATCTAAACTTTTTAGCACAAATCTTGCATGTGTATAGATGTATTCCAGCATGTCTCGCTTCGTGTTCCTgttaaattttaaagtaatattttaagTTGGTCTAGCAATTTTCTTCTTAGGAACTAAGAGAGGAGCGTCCTATGCACATTATGGTGTGGCGATTTGGCAGCAAAAGCGCCATCGAAATTACGATTGTGTGTGCAtagaaagcaatttttttttttcaattatttcttaagaatttttttctttacagaatGTACAAATCCCTTTTTTGAGGTACATATGATCTAATTTTCACTTGACTCTAAAACACAGATACATTCTCTTAAATTGATTAATGTCTAATTTGGGTGTCCGATTTCGTTAGTTTAATGAAGTATCCTAAGGCTCCATAAGGCGGGCTGAGCATTCCGACACATTTAGTGGTTGACAAGGGCCTCTTCGAAAATATGGATTTTTAAGTTTAGAAAGTTTGGTAAATAATATTTTGATCCTTTGGGTATTCCAAAATTTACCTTGTCAACATTTGATGGTTAATGTTGAAGTTATTTAAGCGTAAGGAATtatgtatgcatacatatatatatattttttaatttgaaataataGCTTGAATTCCCAGAGGAATCatgccaaaaatttaaaaatcctaTTACATGGATATGGATTCAAAAGCGACTGgaatacaatttaaaaattgtattcggCCATTCCGGAAttcataacaaaatattttgagatttttttggtGTACTTAACATTAGAGAAAAAATTTTGTGCATCCGTTTAATCAATATTGAAATTTTTCAACATTCATTCTTCTGGCAACAGAGGTTAACATGTTTGTAAGCGTATAATATATATCGGGTTATTACCCTTAAAGCGATAGGCATTTTGAATTCTCTGCTACATACAGGACATTTAAAACTTCTATCCGAATGATGATAACGTATGTGTGCCGCCAAAGAATGTCGGGAATATTTCACAGAACCGCACTTTGCACATTTATACTCTTTGCCTGTTGGCTCTTCGCTGTGTGCAGTAATGTGCTTTTTAAGGGTATATGCATTCTTCAACCATTTGTTGCAAATATGACATTGTGCACGGGTACGTGGTGATTCACTATGTATGGCATCAACGTGGCGTGCGAGATTGTGAGCCGCTTTAAAACACTTTCCACATATTTCACATACAGATTCATATGCATTTAAATGTATGTTACGCTCATGCTTTTTTAAAACACCAGCACTGACAAACCTTTTGTAGGGTAGAAAATTAATTATAGTATCTATTGTTAAGATTAATTATAGTATCTATATTATAATGCATATTACCCTTTTTTACATGTTTTACATATGTGGTCCCGAGTTGTGGTGTGTTTTGATTTCAAGTGATAGTCCAATAGatattgtttaacaaatttacgtGGGCATAATTTACATACGAATTGAAGTTCATTCGTATCCGGATGTTTGGTGTCCATGTGGTTTTGATAAGTATTCCTGCTTGCCAACTTCTTATTACAAATATGGCATCTTCATATGTATATACagatagattaaaaaaaaatgcaatacaaTGTTTTCTAGGTTGAAGCCGTTTGTGACTGCATTGAATTGTATTCGGGTTTGGGCAACAGTGGCAACAGCCGACGTTCGTTGAATAAAATGTAGGCATTTGgacaattcacaaggtctcctatcCCACGTAAGTGCAAtgctttaataaaattttatattggaagccatggaaacaacaaacattttacatgaatacgacactcttgtgaattgcccaaaTGTATTACTTATAACTATCAAatcaaatgtaaataaaaattttcaatacgCAATTACAGCTTGTGTTTAAGAACATTGTCGGCATTTAAAATGGAGGACTTAAGAGCGCTTTGAGCCATTGAAACGCAAAGTTCCAAGTTTTCATCCGCTACACGTCAAATTTGTAATCTATCACAAACAACTTTCAACTTACATTCAAATGCAATATAAAAGACGGTGTTCAGACAGGGTTACACCGcgatagtaatttttttttgccgtAAGATCAGAGATCTTATATTCTCCATATAGTACTTACTGttcaaattaaacttttcaaatcaaatgaaagttttttcaaatcaaatgaaacttttgtaATCAAATactacttttttcaaatcaaatgagaCTTTTTAATTGATATAAAATtcttttcatttcaaataatCATTTTACTTAAGAGTTCTGAAGTTTTGAACCTTATTTTTACATCTAATAACAATTATGCTAATAAAAATGTGCTTTGTATATCGATTGCTGAGTGGAATGTCACCTTATCTAGGCTGCCAAACGctgccgatgttgatggtcatttgccggatatagatccagtacgttccggtaacaagcaccattgaggcaTTAGCccgatctccagttttttcgcctcgcgaaacctgacattgtcaccgaccaaatcatcggcgaccttatttacaacatggacacggcaaatGTTGACCATCTggtacatccacgtcgatggcattacgctactgtCTGTCCTGCGCCGAAAAATACtgtgtgtgacgttcgatcaggagtTACATCATTTTGACGAACCTGCAGCCGCAATTCCTACAGTCCAGATTCGTAACAAATTCCTTAAGTTTCTTGCCGGACGCACTTGGGATAACGACAAAAAACGCTTATAACCACTTGTAAAGCAATTGGCAAACTGGTTGTATTctacgcgtccccaatatggcGGCCGAATGTAAAAAAAACTAGAAGCTGCAGGCCTTTCAAAACACagcactcagaactgccacgggatgtcttcttatgtgtTCAGATAATCATCCACACAGTGAGGAGAGAATACTACCCATAAATGAGAATTATTGTGCTTAACAGTTTCTCCTGAATACTTAGAAGCCCAAGCATCCCAAtaaacatctgattgaagaggcccagTACCCCAGgagcttaagaagtcatctccgcttcccaaggcagtcggttctatgtaccggagcgactcgggatttttcccgaccaaggactgtcatttcagtgtgaccccatttaatttgtttcgtccctcccacaaattgtcatcctcccagcagctccttgcagcaggactgctacatattctcttactccgggaaggtatcgaacccaatccgggtccgtctcctgccccggtcctgagaaatggttttgctgcatttgccaaaaagaatctttttaggacggtcatactctgttcagtgtgtctcgtgcaagggatggttgcatcggacaggttgttctgggcttgatcccaaaacccgacgtccacgtaacttttataaatcttttgtggctccttgctgctcacgcccaagggcgtcccgtagtctacgcctaagcgtatccccactaccttccagcagcttcgctgctcagcaacccacaacaagtacccgctgctgctcgcgccctacgccgccaacaactcaaacagctgataccactcataactactaccttcgtagtagagctggtagcaatgctgagcatcagcacctgcccccgtcttcttctcccccccccccccccccctcttttctggcagcaatcgtgcaggtcagggaaacagactcttagtccctgcctccgtttgcaccgtctgccagcacagaatatacaggtttgcgacatccgctcaatgcagctcctgccttgggtggtgccactttcctagatgttctggtctccgcgacggcaacccctcgacgggtttcatcgcgccatgttgccaggtcacaaacccaaatcatccggataccccaatgcttgcccaagggcgcccagtcccaaggccacaacagcaattgcgtcctggccttccacaacctaggcgtagtcatccgtcacttacccctagagtggcggcgtcacccctcatgcacatcagaattctgcagttaaactgtaatggactaactgggaagattacggagatagtcgatttcatgaagcggcacaacatccgcattgtccgcctcggcacatttcattcccgccgggagaattcccgaaatccggccccacttcccggcggtggccgcgagcttagcgagggaacgcgaccttataagacagcttgatccaggcgacccccaaataagggatataaaccaacgcatcagattgcttgtggacgaacacaagcgggcgaaatgggaagagcacctaagaggttgtaacctctctacaggtgtaggtaaactttgatccaccgtaaagtccctatcgaatccgactaagcacaaagacaaagtttccatcgcctttggcgataaggtgctgtcggatgcgataaaatgcgcgagcgctttctgccgacaatatataatgcatcctacggtcgacaaagatagacggagagccaatagacacgcacataaacacaaattcagcgcgtcaccaattaccatcaccgctagagaggttgaggacgccattggtcgcgctaaaccatccaaagcagtgggcccagacacatagccatgccgatgcttaaaaacctagggaaagagggtttcaaatatttagcgcatgtcttcaacctgtctctttccacctttgtcatacccgagaaatggaaaatggccaaggtggtcccgctactaaagcctgggaaaccagctaacgtgggtgagtcatatcgtccgatatctctcctatcgcaagtggcaaagacgcttgaagccattttgctcccttatttccaagcacatttgcagctagcccctcatcagcatggcttcagaaaactccatagcactacctccacgctaaatgtcattagcacccagataaattgcggtttgaatcaatacccccaccatagaacagtactcgtagcgctagacctatcaaaagcttttgatacggtcaaccatggctcgttactgcaagacctggaagggtctacccttcctccatgtcttaaaaggtggaccgcaaattatctgggtggtcggcaggcatcggtgcaattcagaaacgaaacatcaaaacaaaggagaattaaacaaggggtgccacagggtggtgtcctatccccgcttttgtttaatttctacatatctaagctaccttcaccaccggaaggagtcacaatcgtttcctacgccgatgactgcacaataatggtcacaggcccaggcccagagatcgatgagctatgcaataaaataaacggctatctccctgatctctccagttttttcgcctcgcgaaacctggcattgtcaccgactaaatcttccgcgaccttatttacaacatggacgccccaaatgtcgaccatattgaacatccacgtcgatggcgctacgctaccgactgtcctataccccaaaatcttgggtgtgacgtttgatcaggatctacattttggtgcgcatgcaaccgcaattgttccaagaattcagagccgtaataaaatcctcaaatcccttgctggcagtacctggggaaaagataaagaaacgctcttgaccatatacaaagcaattagccagccgattacgtgctacgcgtcacccatatggtcgccaagcctaaaaaccacccactggaagaaactacaggcctgccaaaatactgctctcagaatcgccacgggctgtcttcttatgtccccagaacaccatctgaataatgaggcgagaatactccccatcagggagagaaatgagatgctgaccaaacagtttctgttaaatacccagaaacctgggcatcccaacagacatctgattgacgaaccagcaccgcctaggggcctaaggagtcatctccgtaagcattttgaggaaatacggcacctgagaacccagccgtatgaagcgaaaaaacacaagcaggtccttggtgaactccatagacaggcgtcggacctttatgtcgggaattgcccggtgaatccagtacttgaagaaaaatatccagaactcgcggaagaggaacgcatactccccagggaaacgcgtgtcactcttgctcaacttcgttctggatactgtaacaggttaaactcttacctatccagaatcaaccccgacatacaaaatgtatgccccgcttgcaatgtgtccccacatgacaccaaccatcattttaattgtaatgtggaaccaacgcctctaacacccctttccttatggtccacccttgttgaaacggcaagtttccttggactcccgttagaggatattgatgacaatttgtgatcggtcgcggctattaggtggggcgagcattgctacaacaacaagaagtcATCTCCTTGACTACTATGAAAAAATTCTGCCTTTTAGAAGTAAACCGTAAAAGACAAAGAGTACGAAAAGGCTTTAAGAGACATCCACAAAAATTCGTTGGTTTACTATACCAACATTTGCCCGATGAACACCCCTCTCAAGTACCCTGAGGAAAGCAGCGTCGTCAGGGAGACGCGGGTCAGTCCAGCTCAACTTTTATATGGATATTGTATTACGTTGAAATCTTACTTCTCCAGAACCAACCCGAATATAcccaatgtatgtcccgcttgtatTGTGTCCCACCATGACACCAATCTTCTTTTCAAGTGccatgtggaaccaacgccactAACAACCTTATGTCTTTGTCAACAGGTTCCAACTCTGTTGAAACAGGAAGTTTACTCGGAATCCCATTAAAGGATATTGGTGGCAATTTTTTGGGACGTAATAGTATTaagcttaacgaacgaaacgatatcatttcgttacgataatcaacgttaataaacgaaacgaaatgacttcttttcgtttattaacgttaagaacgtcaaattaacgttaatttgacgatcttaacgttaataaacgaaacgaagtgacttcgtttcgtttattagcgttgattatcgtaacgaaatgatatcgtttcgttcgttaagcatgcctgcgtaATACTGCCACAACAACCTTATGTTAGGTCGATTGAAAAATCGTACAGCGCAACATTTTCCTGTCTGAGTACCGTCCATGTATGTAGATTATTTACTTCAAAAATTCAGGCTCTCTATGCATTTTAAGATGATCTACCCAAAGATGCCGCTTCACAAACCGATTATTGCAACAAGTCATAAATCCTTCACATTTATGTTTTTGGCGAAAATGTTTCCTTAAGCTTAGGAAATCTTTAAGAGGTTCTTTACATAAGTGACAACTTAACTCTGAATTCTGTGCAATGTATTCGTCCATCTCTGCAATTAGCGCCAATTTTGCCATACGCCGACCGACAGCATCATATTCTTTGAACTTAGAAATTTGTTCATCATTATTGTTTTTCAAggttctttttatatattttcgtttGGGTCTTCTTTCAGCTACTTGCAACGTAGAATAATGACTtggtatatatatttcatttaaacaataaaataattaccCCTtaccttgttttttgtttttttgcaataaaGGAGACATCGGCGGAAAATCATGTTGATTTGACGAGGATTCATGATGGTCTCCATCTAAAGCTGCAGCATCAAATTCAGATTTTTCTTCAGAAAAATATGATTGAGTTGAAGGCAGATCAATTTGTGGTTCCCGTAAACTACCACAATCCTTATCCTCTATTGCTGAGGCAATGCCTGCCCCTACGTAAGCCGCCGTCTCAATAGTTTCTATTTTATGTTTCGAGCATATAATTTCTAATTGAGTTTGCAAAGTTTTCTGCTTTTCTTTTATGAATAGCCAAAATCTATGAAAGTCATCTATATGTTGCCAGCAATCGACGCAAATTTCATTTGAAATTCCATCGTCTGGTTGCACCTAAAATTTATCAAGAAAATGAATGTGTTTAGCGTGCAATAGTTTTGATTTACTTACGTCTATGTTAAAGTACTTAACAATTGCCTTGGATACTTCAGTTTCATTACCGTCGGATagaattttaattgttttatatatGTCATCCTTgttatatatatcaaataaacaTAAACGACAAATCATTTTTATCAAAATTCaactaataacaaaaacaataccaGTGAGGTGGATTAACCAGGTGAAGGCATAGTGCAATAAGAAAGGTGAAATCAGTCACATAACCTCATTTTGTCTCATTTTGTTTGTAAAGggcaaattaatggtgacttataaccataaagccataaccagataaaacagccgatcgaacctaccttatggaaatcaatcacccttatcgcgagtgtTATTTTCacacgaaaatattcacagtttttgttcaccctatcgcagagggtggcgaaaaaatttttcgtgttcgcaaaagatttcaccttatcggcaactctttgttcgggcaaaatgaacacccaaatttgttcacttatattttacaggcgaacgagaggaaaacaaattTAAGGCCCCAATTATGAGACATATTCGATCTTCGACtatggtcgaaagagctgatcgaacgaattttcattcggtattacgacgcgcgttcgatgaaggcaagcgttattgtgaatttcgataaattcaaaagttcacaatagcacatttccaatactctgtcaaataaaata is a genomic window of Eurosta solidaginis isolate ZX-2024a chromosome 4, ASM4086904v1, whole genome shotgun sequence containing:
- the LOC137249684 gene encoding transcription factor grauzone-like: MICRLCLFDIYNKDDIYKTIKILSDGNETEVSKAIVKYFNIDVQPDDGISNEICVDCWQHIDDFHRFWLFIKEKQKTLQTQLEIICSKHKIETIETAAYVGAGIASAIEDKDCGSLREPQIDLPSTQSYFSEEKSEFDAAALDGDHHESSSNQHDFPPMSPLLQKNKKQAERRPKRKYIKRTLKNNNDEQISKFKEYDAVGRRMAKLALIAEMDEYIAQNSELSCHLCKEPLKDFLSLRKHFRQKHKCEGFMTCCNNRFVKRHLWVDHLKMHREPEFLKCHICNKKLASRNTYQNHMDTKHPDTNELQFVCKLCPRKFVKQYLLDYHLKSKHTTTRDHICKTCKKGFVSAGVLKKHERNIHLNAYESVCEICGKCFKAAHNLARHVDAIHSESPRTRAQCHICNKWLKNAYTLKKHITAHSEEPTGKEYKCAKCGSVKYSRHSLAAHIRYHHSDRSFKCPVCSREFKMPIALREHEARHAGIHLYTCKICAKKFRSIRNMRKHMSNHSDEAVHQQCKDAVPQPLDNKATNDSNLTTDQNTKG